The following proteins are encoded in a genomic region of Falsibacillus pallidus:
- a CDS encoding amino acid ABC transporter ATP-binding protein, with amino-acid sequence MTEQEMIKVEKLNKSFGDLHVLKGIDISVKESDVVCLIGASGSGKSTLLRCLNFLEVKDNGKIIFEGEQVEQETHDINKIRQKVGMVFQHFHLFPHKSVIENIMEAPIHVRKIPKSQALEEARSLLKKVGLADKENVYPSKLSGGQKQRVAIARALAMKPDIMLFDEPTSALDPELVGEVLATMKELAEEGMTMIVVTHEMGFAREVADWVVYMHDGKIVEVGHPDEMFANPKEQRTREFIESVL; translated from the coding sequence ATGACTGAACAGGAAATGATTAAAGTAGAAAAACTAAATAAATCGTTTGGTGATTTACATGTCTTGAAGGGCATCGATATATCCGTTAAAGAAAGTGATGTTGTCTGTTTAATTGGAGCAAGTGGTTCAGGAAAAAGCACCTTGCTGCGCTGCCTCAATTTTTTGGAAGTGAAGGATAACGGAAAGATTATCTTTGAAGGCGAACAAGTCGAACAGGAAACGCATGATATCAATAAGATCCGTCAAAAAGTAGGAATGGTGTTCCAGCACTTTCACTTATTTCCCCACAAAAGCGTCATCGAAAATATCATGGAAGCGCCGATCCATGTGAGGAAAATACCGAAGAGCCAGGCGTTGGAGGAAGCAAGGAGCCTATTGAAAAAAGTAGGATTGGCTGACAAGGAGAATGTCTACCCTTCCAAATTATCAGGTGGCCAGAAGCAGCGTGTAGCCATTGCAAGGGCGCTTGCCATGAAGCCAGATATCATGCTTTTCGATGAACCGACGTCTGCACTTGATCCGGAGCTTGTCGGAGAAGTACTTGCTACGATGAAAGAGCTTGCTGAAGAAGGAATGACCATGATCGTCGTGACTCATGAAATGGGATTTGCGAGGGAAGTGGCGGATTGGGTCGTTTATATGCATGACGGAAAAATCGTCGAAGTGGGCCATCCGGATGAAATGTTTGCAAATCCAAAAGAACAGCGGACAAGAGAGTTTATAGAATCTGTACTATAA
- a CDS encoding amino acid ABC transporter permease has translation MHFLNAFADTYDIFLRGMKLTFELTVISVFIAIFIGLFFAFLKISKIKPLEILADLYIFVVRGTPLVVQIFVIYYGLTSLNISSFWSVVIGLAFHNGAYIAEIFRGAIQSIDKGQMEAGRSLGMSRGLTMRRVVLPQAFRRALPPLGNQFIIALKDSSLASFIGMYELFSVATTLGSNNFDYMTYLLIVAVYYLVLVFVFSMAVKVAERKMSVGD, from the coding sequence GTGCACTTTTTAAATGCTTTTGCAGACACTTACGACATATTTTTAAGAGGTATGAAGCTTACGTTTGAATTAACCGTCATATCGGTATTCATAGCTATTTTTATCGGATTGTTTTTTGCATTTCTGAAAATCTCCAAAATCAAACCGCTTGAAATTTTAGCGGATCTTTATATCTTCGTCGTACGCGGCACTCCGCTTGTTGTACAAATCTTTGTTATTTACTACGGACTTACCTCATTGAATATTTCAAGCTTCTGGTCTGTTGTGATCGGACTTGCTTTTCATAACGGGGCATATATTGCAGAAATTTTCCGCGGAGCCATCCAGTCCATCGATAAGGGGCAAATGGAAGCCGGACGTTCATTAGGGATGTCAAGAGGATTGACCATGCGCAGAGTTGTATTGCCGCAGGCATTCCGAAGAGCGCTGCCTCCACTCGGAAACCAATTCATCATTGCCTTGAAGGACTCTTCACTGGCATCTTTCATTGGAATGTACGAATTATTCAGCGTTGCGACAACGTTGGGCTCCAATAATTTCGACTACATGACCTATCTATTGATTGTAGCAGTCTACTATCTCGTTCTTGTATTTGTATTTTCTATGGCCGTCAAGGTGGCAGAACGAAAAATGTCTGTAGGAGACTGA